The Deinococcus terrestris nucleotide sequence GTGGGCAGGCATCTGAGCCGAAACGACGCTCTCGCCCAGGGGCAGAGGGTCTCGCGCTTGTCTCGGGTCACGCCCGGCCCCTCCTGTCCAGGCGGTGCCCGGAGGCGGGGGGCAGGGGCGCAGTCCTATGACCCGGCAGCGCGGTCAGTCTACCATGCGGGACCTGACGGCACCTTGAGGACGACCTTAGATGGTCCCTGGCGCGGGCGTTATCCACCCCGTCACGGGCGCGTGGTCGCTGAGGCGGGCGGTGCGGTCCACCACGACCTCCCGCACCTCCACCCCGGCGGCCAGCAGGTAGTCGATGCGCCAGCCCACGTCGTTCGCGTAGGCGTTGCCCCGGTTGCTCCACCACGTGTATTCGGCCCGCTCGCCCAGGCAGGCGCGGTGCGCGTCGGTCAGGCCGCAGGCAAGGTGGGTGCTCATCCACTCGCGCTCGTGGGGCAGAAAGCCGCTGTTGCCCCGGTTGCCGCGCCAGTTCTTGAGGTCGAGTTCGCGGTGCGCCACGTTGTAGTCGCCGCCGATCACTAGGGGCAGGCCCTGCGCGAGCGTGCCCAGCGTCCAGGCGTGGTAGTCGGCCAGCACCCGGTCCTTAAACCCCTGCCGCTCGGGGCCGGAGCTGCCGCTGGGCAAGTACACGCTGGCGAAGCGCACCCCACGCACCACCGCGCTGAGCACCCGGCCCTCGGCGTCCATCTCAGGGTGATCCATGCCGGGGCGCACGTCCTCCAGCCCGTGCCTGCTCAGGATCGCCACGCCGCTGTAGCCGGGCTTGCGGGCCGGAAACCACGCGCTGCCGTACCCCAGCGCGGCGAACGGCTCGGGCATGGGGTCGGCGCGGACCTCCTGCAGCAGCAGCACGTCGGGCGCTTCGCGGGCGACCCAGCCTTCCAGCCCTTTTCGCAGGGCG carries:
- a CDS encoding exodeoxyribonuclease III, whose amino-acid sequence is MLAPPLKVTTLNVNGLRSALRKGLEGWVAREAPDVLLLQEVRADPMPEPFAALGYGSAWFPARKPGYSGVAILSRHGLEDVRPGMDHPEMDAEGRVLSAVVRGVRFASVYLPSGSSGPERQGFKDRVLADYHAWTLGTLAQGLPLVIGGDYNVAHRELDLKNWRGNRGNSGFLPHEREWMSTHLACGLTDAHRACLGERAEYTWWSNRGNAYANDVGWRIDYLLAAGVEVREVVVDRTARLSDHAPVTGWITPAPGTI